One Aethina tumida isolate Nest 87 chromosome 5, icAetTumi1.1, whole genome shotgun sequence genomic window carries:
- the LOC109599573 gene encoding GATOR complex protein MIOS, whose product MDEGEIKKIVRASSFLSIKDLPSHVNMSGKLEIQWSPISNRFITWGSDITLYEVQPLRDSHTQVSGVTKISNTSCAHIIATNPNHLYVKSIDIYPKPHSDLLMAIGISNGKVLLSTFGPSEYDLFGYPGKELVPRHGRQCNEVCFNPNEPNLIAAVLDKHRQDNSVLVWDIAKLANDQNTSKMAFPMSGDYVRPVAEYGNAEFAHSVSWFRNCSKQLACGMNLKYIRIYDMRDHMKHIRVAATKAVYGVCINPKDDRQIASYNDNQISIWDTRNFEKPVLVMPPMKPILKIAWCPTKVNTIAVVQKESAVVNLYDIQQATVLNEDVEPAILERVVVPSSGFHNIASFSWHPTDENRFLSIAVNGVISDYTVYDRITLNWSPLSNVIWTYGRKTLKYVKDFSTEDISYTIKERAKNNYGLEEDLDKNGRAIDNDGMLSTVWTWLYLSAKLVDDGTIRATSIKHPGVKTIITIDPENNKSETVVQTWAELGNPNCQGTAKYYKHKDREEAIKLCGWPVDLLPKYLENLERECEFTRAAAISVFNLKIKSAIELLTRVPDTSDYSSSLNIVAVALAGFSDDRNSVWKQFCTSSRSKITDPYLKAMFAFLTAENHNYDNILNEPGISIGDRVAFACMFLPDNKLIEYLNNLTERLTEEGNLDGLLLTGNDTDGLNLLQKYLDVTADIQSTALIAVRAFYTKLGDETVKLWIESYRNLLDTWKLWHERAEFDIKLAMYRPMEKPPLQVFLSCNFCGKSISDYFGLNRGRSPYSRMGTTGNKVKISSCPNCRKPLPRCAICLMYMGTTTGDIDQSKIADFESWFTWCQSCRHGGHAEHMLQWFNEHQDCPVTGCMCKCYAIDAGNT is encoded by the exons TATCAGGCGTGACAAAAATTTCCAACACATCATGCGCCCACATAATCGCGACAAATCCGAACCACCTGTACGTAAAAAGCATAGACATCTACCCCAAACCGCACTCAGACCTGTTGATGGCAATCGGCATATCGAACGGCAAAGTCCTCCTCTCCACCTTCGGACCCTCCGAGTACGACCTATTCGGCTACCCGGGCAAAGAACTGGTACCGCGACACGGCCGCCAGTGTAACGAGGTCTGCTTTAATCCGAACGAGCCCAACTTAATTGCCGCCGTTTTGGACAAACACCGCCAGGACAATTCGGTGCTGGTTTGGGACATTGCGAAGCTGGCCAACGATCAGAACACGTCGAAGATGGCGTTCCCCATGAGCGGAGACTACGTGCGGCCCGTTGCCGAGTACGGGAACGCCGAGTTCGCGCACAGCGTCTCCTGGTTCAGGAACTGTAGCAAACAACTTGCCTGCGGTATGAATCTTAAGTACATTAGGATTTATGATATGAGGGATCACATGAAACATATCAGAGTTGCCGCCACTAAAGCCGTCTACGGAGTTTGCATTAATCCAAAGGATGACAGACAAATAGCCTCGTATAACGATAATCAGATATCCATTTGGGATACCAGAAACTTCGAAAAACCCGTTTTAGTAATGCCACCCATGAAACCGATTTTGAAAATTGCATGGTGCCCCACAAA agTAAATACTATAGCAGTTGTGCAAAAGGAAAGTGCTGTCGTGAATTTGTATGACATTCAACAGGCCACAGTACTCAACGAGGACGTGGAGCCTGCCATACTTGAAAGGGTTGTTGTTCCTAGCAGTGGATTTCATAATATTGCCTCATTTTCGTGGCATCCCACTGATGAGAATAGATTTTTATCCATTGCTGTAAATG GAGTAATATCCGACTACACCGTATACGATAGAATTACCTTAAACTGGTCACCTTTATCCAACGTTATTTGGACATACGGGCGCAAAACTTTAAAGTACGTTAAGGACTTTTCTACTGAAGATATTTCATACACAATTAAAGAGAGGGCTAAAAACAATTACGGATTAGAG GAGGATTTAGATAAAAACGGACGTGCCATAGACAATGACGGCATGCTATCAACGGTGTGGACGTGGCTATATCTCAGCGCGAAACTTGTGGACGACGGTACGATACGTGCAACATCGATAAAACACCCAGGCGTCAAAACTATCATCACCATCGATcctgaaaacaataaatccgAAACGGTCGTTCAAACTTGGGCAGAACTGGGCAACCCCAACTGTCAAGGCACAGCTAAATACTACAA GCATAAAGACAGAGAAGAAGCTATCAAATTGTGCGGCTGGCCGGTGGACCTTCTACCTAAATATTTAGAGAACTTAGAACGAGAATGCGAGTTCACAAGGGCCGCAGCCATCTCAGTgttcaatttgaaaattaagtcCGCTATCGAATTGCTTACCAGAGTGCCGGACACGTCCGACTATTCGTCCAGTTTAAACATAGTGGCTGTGGCTTTGGCCGGCTTCTCCGACGACAGAAACAGCGTCTGGAAGCAGTTCTGCACGAGTTCCAGGTCAAAGATAACTGATCCTTATTTGAAGGCCATGTTTGCGTTCTTGACCGCCGAAAATCACAACTACGACAATATTTTA AACGAGCCTGGAATTTCGATAGGAGACAGAGTGGCTTTCGCATGCATGTTCTTGCCGGACAATAAACTTatagagtatttaaataatttgactgAACGACTGACAGAAGAAGGGAACTTGGATGGGCTTTTATTAACTG GAAATGATACTGATggtctaaatttgttacaaaagtACTTGGACGTAACGGCAGACATTCAATCAACAGCCTTAATAGCTGTACGGGCATTTTATACCAAATTGGGCGATGAAACAGTTAAATTATGGATTGAAAG TTATAGAAATCTACTGGATACGTGGAAACTGTGGCACGAACGGGCTGAATTCGATATTAAACTGGCGATGTACCGACCAATGGAGAAACCCCCTCTGCAAGTTTTCCTATCGTGCAATTTCTGTGGTAAAAGTATATCGGATTATTTCGGCTTAAACAGAGGCAGGAGCCCTTACTCCCGCATGGGAACCACCGGAAACAAAGTTAAA ATTTCCTCCTGTCCGAATTGTCGTAAACCTCTTCCCAGGTGTgcaatttgtttaatgtacATGGGTACGACGACGGGAGACATAGATCAGTCGAAAATAGCAGATTTCGAAAGTTGGTTCACGTGGTGTCAGAGTTGCAGGCACGGGGGACACGCTGAACACATGCTGCAATGGTTTAA TGAGCATCAGGACTGTCCAGTCACGGGGTGCATGTGTAAGTGTTACGCAATCGATGCTGGCAACacctaa
- the LOC109599574 gene encoding ras-related protein Ral-a — protein MAKKPAVQALHKVIMVGSGGVGKSALTLQFMYDEFVENYEPTKADSYRKKVLLDGEDVQIDILDTAGQEDYAAIRDNYFRSGEGFLCIFSITEDESFQATQEFREQILRVKNDENIPFLLVGNKSDLDDKRKVSFQEASDRAKKWGVPYVETSAKTREHVDKVFYDLMREIRERKMEENKTNNGRGKDKNKKKKLKCTIL, from the exons ATGGCGAAGAAACCGGCAGTTCAAGCCCTACACAAAGTTATAATGGTCGGCAGCGGAGGTGTCGGCAAATCAGCCCTTACCCTGCAGTTCATGTATGATGAGTTCGTGGAGAACTATGAGCCCACCAAAGCTGATTCGTATCGCAAGAAGGTGCTCCTCGACGGTGAGGACGTCCAAATCGACATCCTGGACACGGCGGGACAGGAGGACTATGCCGCAATCAGAGACAATTATTTCAGGAGTGGTGAAGGATTCCTCTGTATCTTTTCTATAACCGAAGATGAAAGTTTTCAAGCTACACAAGAATTCCG ggAACAGATTTTAAGGGTGAAAAACGACGAAAACATTCCGTTTTTGCTAGTGGGGAACAAGAGTGATTTGGATGATAAGAGGAAAGTGTCTTTTCAAGAGGCGAGCGACAGGGCCAAGAAATGGGGTGTCCCGTATGTTGAAACATCAGCCAAAACAAGGGAACATGTTGATAAG gtattttatgatttgatgCGGGAGATCCGCGAGAGAAAAATGGAGGAGAACAAGACGAACAACGGCAGAGGGAAGGACAAGAACAAGAAGAAAAAACTGAAGTGCACAATCCTCTAA